The Prevotella melaninogenica ATCC 25845 genome includes a window with the following:
- a CDS encoding helix-turn-helix transcriptional regulator: MEKNQLSITLKQLRKEYHLTQEDMAFKAGVGLRFVREMEQGKATLRMDKVNQVLELFNLQLGPVPIPKD, translated from the coding sequence ATGGAGAAGAATCAACTATCAATCACATTAAAGCAACTGCGGAAGGAATATCATCTAACGCAGGAGGATATGGCTTTCAAAGCAGGTGTAGGACTCCGCTTTGTCCGTGAGATGGAACAAGGAAAAGCTACACTACGCATGGACAAAGTCAACCAAGTACTCGAGCTGTTCAACCTACAGTTAGGACCAGTACCCATTCCAAAGGACTAA
- a CDS encoding HipA N-terminal domain-containing protein → MRQGKVYVKDKPAGIITEDERGYSFAYLQEYLDSSKPTPVSLTLPLRAEHYHNNVLFSFFDGLIPEGWMLNIAERNWKINRRDRMGLLLSCCRDCIGDISIVPIEKEEERR, encoded by the coding sequence ATGAGACAAGGAAAAGTATATGTAAAAGATAAGCCGGCAGGCATTATCACAGAAGACGAGAGGGGATATAGCTTCGCTTATCTTCAAGAGTATTTGGATAGTAGTAAGCCAACCCCCGTAAGTCTGACTTTGCCATTACGTGCAGAACATTATCATAATAATGTACTTTTTTCTTTCTTCGATGGTCTTATTCCAGAAGGTTGGATGCTGAATATTGCTGAACGAAACTGGAAAATCAACCGTAGAGACCGCATGGGATTACTCCTCTCGTGCTGCCGTGACTGTATAGGAGATATTAGCATCGTACCCATAGAAAAGGAGGAGGAAAGAAGATGA
- a CDS encoding HipA domain-containing protein, with protein sequence MKRCLCCYKPLKAGEVDYHSHCAKKMFGAAIAPILPYTRKDINRLAQIVVEKRTTVTGVQSKLSIDLEHDAAGNPQRLTIVGVMGRYILKPQTEQFECLPEIEDLSMHLAEIAKIPTVPHSLIRFADGELNYITKRIDRTDDGRKLPMEDMCQLSGKLTEQKYQGSYEMIARFLDQYSSVSMLDKVNYWQQVVFSWIIGNADMHLKNFSLYSIREGHYVLCPTYDQVSTKIVMPEDTEDMALSLNGFKKSLLVYDFREAMFSTGLSEVVANRILSGFAKFRDKWIVCIDNSFISDNQKEQYKKLIDHRLETLAKE encoded by the coding sequence ATGAAACGTTGCCTGTGTTGTTATAAGCCGTTAAAGGCTGGGGAAGTTGACTATCACTCACATTGTGCAAAGAAAATGTTTGGAGCCGCAATAGCCCCTATCCTTCCCTACACACGAAAGGATATTAACCGTTTGGCACAGATTGTCGTTGAAAAACGAACAACAGTGACAGGTGTGCAATCAAAACTATCAATTGACCTTGAGCATGACGCAGCAGGAAATCCACAACGTCTAACGATAGTAGGCGTTATGGGACGATATATCCTTAAACCCCAAACAGAGCAGTTTGAATGCCTCCCAGAGATAGAGGATTTATCCATGCATCTGGCTGAGATTGCGAAGATTCCAACAGTTCCGCATTCTCTTATCCGTTTTGCTGATGGTGAACTAAACTATATCACAAAAAGAATTGATAGAACCGACGATGGACGAAAGCTTCCTATGGAGGATATGTGTCAACTAAGTGGTAAACTGACGGAACAGAAATATCAAGGAAGTTATGAAATGATAGCCCGTTTCCTCGACCAATATTCCAGTGTCTCTATGTTAGACAAAGTGAACTATTGGCAGCAGGTTGTTTTCTCGTGGATTATAGGCAATGCGGATATGCACCTTAAAAACTTCTCTTTGTATAGCATACGAGAAGGACACTATGTACTCTGTCCAACCTACGATCAGGTTTCCACAAAGATTGTTATGCCAGAAGACACAGAGGATATGGCATTGTCGCTCAACGGATTCAAGAAATCACTTCTTGTCTATGACTTCCGAGAAGCTATGTTTTCGACAGGACTCTCCGAAGTGGTTGCTAACAGAATATTATCTGGTTTTGCTAAGTTTAGGGACAAATGGATAGTGTGTATTGATAACTCTTTTATCTCTGATAATCAGAAAGAACAATACAAGAAACTTATTGACCACAGATTGGAAACCTTAGCAAAAGAATAA
- a CDS encoding ParA family protein: MKNKKIVFANQKGGVGKSTLCILFANYLAAKGKDVCIIDTDLQKTILMQRRKDKLIYEGEEEPYNVQDFDVTDVETMQTLVDSASQVEGFVLFDSPGNISEDGLAPLFVGADYIVCPYEYEDKALDSTGVFVQVLNVLREHNPQMTAQLFFVPNRIDPRIGTAEEQEMWRRTDEVFGNFGRVTPVVNSRATLKRTNTFELLGTQRDAVKKAFDYMLRRMK; the protein is encoded by the coding sequence ATGAAGAATAAGAAGATTGTTTTTGCAAATCAGAAAGGTGGAGTAGGGAAGAGTACGCTGTGCATCCTCTTTGCCAACTATCTCGCTGCAAAGGGTAAGGACGTATGTATCATTGATACCGACTTGCAGAAGACGATTCTGATGCAGCGTCGAAAGGATAAGCTGATCTATGAGGGTGAGGAAGAACCTTATAACGTTCAGGACTTTGACGTGACTGATGTCGAGACAATGCAGACATTAGTTGACTCAGCTTCACAGGTAGAAGGATTCGTATTGTTTGACTCTCCTGGTAATATCAGTGAGGACGGTTTGGCTCCGCTCTTCGTGGGTGCAGACTACATCGTTTGTCCTTACGAATATGAGGATAAGGCGTTGGACTCAACGGGCGTCTTCGTTCAGGTGCTTAACGTACTTCGCGAGCATAACCCACAGATGACCGCACAACTCTTCTTCGTTCCAAACCGCATCGACCCACGTATCGGTACGGCTGAGGAGCAGGAGATGTGGCGCAGAACCGATGAGGTGTTTGGAAACTTCGGACGTGTCACACCAGTTGTCAACAGCCGTGCGACACTAAAGCGTACAAACACTTTCGAATTGCTCGGTACACAGCGTGATGCGGTGAAGAAGGCGTTTGATTATATGCTGAGGAGGATGAAGTAA
- a CDS encoding HigA family addiction module antitoxin — translation MTKFSFNQAVPFEATHVGEVIKDELSARDMKQSELSGLTGIQRPILNDVIKGKRSLTPEMALLLEKVLNISATFLMQVQAQYELDSAKLSERVVLQTKMLDVWNVLKEQINTLFFKKVGIINGNVIDDVKRIFDVFSVDCLDSFLELKAKEKEFSYYYRKSEKVTTNPIDIFSWKYYCRYLSQHDKSSLGNFDKNAAGQLTKGLNVVFKENKDTIKKTATLLNKFGIRFLHVAKIGQVPVDGMSFWTGDNPTIVVTERIPSIDNFAFTILHEVGHVYNHLEKDGQTMINIPDDKKTSEETEADEFALNAVMPASDWKKFLARTRDVVPYKIAPYIKAEAEKYGVNPQILFGRYKYEIGMYKIKNCFENKIL, via the coding sequence ATGACTAAGTTTAGCTTTAATCAGGCTGTTCCCTTTGAGGCAACTCATGTGGGAGAAGTGATTAAGGACGAGCTCTCTGCTCGCGACATGAAGCAGAGTGAATTGTCTGGACTCACTGGCATACAGAGACCAATTCTGAATGATGTCATAAAAGGCAAGCGTTCTCTAACGCCTGAAATGGCATTATTATTGGAAAAAGTGCTCAATATTTCTGCAACATTTCTCATGCAGGTTCAGGCACAATACGAATTAGACAGTGCAAAACTGAGCGAAAGAGTTGTGTTGCAGACAAAAATGTTAGATGTATGGAATGTTCTCAAAGAACAAATAAACACACTATTTTTTAAGAAGGTTGGTATTATAAATGGCAATGTCATCGACGATGTCAAAAGAATCTTTGATGTTTTTTCTGTCGACTGTTTAGATAGTTTCTTGGAACTTAAAGCAAAGGAAAAAGAATTTTCTTACTATTATCGTAAGTCAGAAAAAGTGACAACAAATCCTATAGATATTTTTTCTTGGAAATACTACTGTCGATATCTTTCGCAACATGATAAGTCTTCTTTGGGCAATTTCGACAAGAATGCTGCAGGTCAATTAACAAAAGGGCTGAATGTAGTGTTTAAAGAGAACAAGGATACTATCAAAAAGACAGCAACGCTTCTGAATAAATTTGGTATTCGATTCTTACATGTCGCGAAAATTGGTCAGGTCCCAGTGGATGGTATGTCGTTTTGGACGGGCGATAATCCTACCATCGTTGTTACCGAGCGTATACCCTCTATTGATAATTTTGCTTTTACAATTTTACATGAGGTTGGTCATGTTTACAATCATCTTGAAAAGGATGGACAGACAATGATAAATATCCCTGACGATAAGAAAACTTCGGAGGAAACGGAGGCTGACGAATTTGCCTTGAATGCAGTTATGCCAGCCTCTGATTGGAAGAAATTCTTGGCAAGAACTCGCGACGTCGTACCTTATAAGATTGCTCCTTATATAAAGGCTGAAGCTGAAAAGTATGGTGTAAACCCACAAATACTTTTTGGTAGATATAAGTATGAGATTGGCATGTACAAAATAAAGAATTGTTTTGAGAACAAGATTTTATAG
- a CDS encoding type II toxin-antitoxin system RelE/ParE family toxin, translated as MNITSEDEALIELYTNGKTSDKRYRSLPPQVTKGFKKAVDYMKAARRIEDLFPLKGLNYEALKGKRRGQESVRCNGAWRLIFRRSLIDESVIITNIELLEISHHYD; from the coding sequence ATGAACATAACCTCAGAAGACGAAGCTCTCATCGAATTATATACAAATGGCAAGACATCAGATAAAAGATATAGGAGTTTGCCGCCCCAAGTGACAAAGGGGTTTAAGAAAGCCGTAGATTATATGAAAGCTGCTCGGCGAATAGAAGACCTCTTCCCTTTGAAAGGACTTAACTACGAAGCCCTGAAAGGTAAAAGAAGAGGGCAAGAGTCAGTACGTTGCAATGGAGCTTGGCGGTTGATATTCAGACGTTCTCTCATTGATGAAAGCGTCATTATTACAAACATTGAACTATTAGAAATTTCACATCATTATGACTAA
- a CDS encoding helix-turn-helix domain-containing protein gives MINQQKKAIYRIKAVLAEKQLSGKWLANEIGRTENTVSRWCSNKVQPFLENLLEIAKALKVDVRDLLRSTEE, from the coding sequence ATGATAAATCAACAGAAAAAGGCGATATATAGGATTAAAGCTGTTTTGGCAGAAAAACAATTGTCTGGCAAATGGCTGGCGAATGAAATAGGTCGTACAGAGAATACCGTTTCACGGTGGTGTTCCAATAAAGTGCAGCCGTTCCTTGAGAACCTTCTTGAAATCGCCAAGGCACTAAAGGTTGATGTAAGAGATTTACTTAGGTCAACCGAAGAATAA
- a CDS encoding type I restriction endonuclease subunit R, EcoR124 family, with the protein MPVQSEAALENGLIATLQQMNYEYVQIEEEKNLRTNFKSQLEKHNRKRLEEIGRTEFTEAEFEKILIYLEGGTRFEKAKKLRDLFPLELDNGERLWVEFLNRTHWCQNEFQVSHQITVEGRKKCRYDVTILINGLPLVQIELKRRGVELKQAYNQIQRYHKTSFHGLFDYVQLFVISNGVNTRYFANNPNSGYKFTFNWTDAANVPFNELEKFATSFFDKCTLGKIIGKYIVLHEGDKCLMVLRPYQFYAVEKILDRVKNSNNNGYIWHTTGAGKTLTSFKAAQLVAELDDVDKVMFVVDRHDLDTQTQSEYEAFEPGAVDSTDNTDELVKRLHGNSKIIITTIQKLNAAVSKQWYSRRIEEIRHARIVMIFDECHRSHFGDCHKNIVRFFDNTQIFGFTGTPIFVENAVDGHTTKEIFGNCLHKYLIKDAIADENVLGFLVEYYHGNADVDNANQNRMTEIAKFILNNFNKSTFDGEFDALFAVQSVSTLIRYYKIFKSLNPKIRIGAVFTYASNSSQDDALTGMNTGSYVSESTGEADELQAIMDDYNDMFGTSFTTENFRAYYDDINLRMKKKKTDMKPLDLCLVVGMFLTGFDSKKLNTLYVDKNMDYHGLLQAFSRTNRVLNEKKRFGKIVCFRDLKSNVDASIKLFSNSNNLEDIVRPPFNEVKKNYQELTTNFLEQYPTPSSIDLLQSEKDKKQFILAFRDVIKKHAEIQVYDEFEEDAADLGMTEQQFMDFRSKYLDIYDTFAGGCKPSEENQTPDEDTESTETSTESGIDDIDFCLELLHSDIINVTYILELIADLNPYSADYKEKRTYIIDTMIKDAELRNKAKLIDGFIQQNVDDDRDNFMARKQKFDGTSDLEERLNNYITTERNNAVDKLAKEEGLDVTVLNHYLSEYDYLQKEQPEIIQEALKEKHLGLIKKRKTLTRILDRLKSIIRTFSWE; encoded by the coding sequence ATGCCAGTACAAAGTGAAGCGGCCCTTGAGAACGGACTTATTGCTACTCTTCAGCAAATGAACTATGAATATGTACAGATTGAAGAAGAGAAAAATCTACGGACAAATTTCAAAAGTCAACTTGAGAAACATAACAGGAAGAGACTGGAAGAGATTGGGCGTACGGAGTTTACTGAAGCCGAATTTGAGAAAATCTTGATTTATCTTGAGGGTGGCACACGTTTTGAAAAGGCAAAGAAACTCCGTGACCTCTTTCCACTTGAACTGGATAATGGAGAACGCCTGTGGGTGGAATTCCTGAACCGCACCCACTGGTGTCAGAACGAGTTTCAGGTTTCCCATCAGATTACTGTTGAAGGAAGAAAGAAGTGTCGTTATGACGTGACGATACTAATAAATGGTTTACCTTTGGTTCAGATAGAGCTAAAGCGCAGAGGGGTAGAGCTGAAACAGGCTTACAACCAGATACAACGTTATCATAAGACCTCGTTCCATGGACTGTTTGACTATGTGCAGCTGTTTGTTATCTCCAACGGAGTGAACACGCGTTATTTTGCCAACAATCCGAATAGTGGCTACAAATTCACATTCAATTGGACAGACGCTGCTAATGTACCTTTCAATGAATTGGAAAAGTTCGCCACCAGCTTCTTTGATAAATGCACGTTAGGCAAGATAATAGGCAAGTATATCGTACTGCACGAAGGAGATAAATGCCTAATGGTGTTGCGTCCTTACCAGTTCTATGCCGTCGAGAAGATACTTGACCGTGTGAAAAATTCCAATAACAATGGCTATATATGGCATACAACTGGTGCGGGAAAAACGCTGACTTCATTTAAGGCTGCCCAGCTTGTAGCCGAATTAGACGATGTGGACAAGGTTATGTTTGTTGTTGACAGGCACGACCTTGACACACAGACGCAGTCCGAATATGAGGCATTTGAGCCAGGTGCTGTTGACAGTACCGATAACACAGATGAACTTGTGAAGCGCCTTCATGGTAATTCCAAAATTATCATCACCACCATCCAGAAGCTCAATGCTGCTGTAAGTAAGCAGTGGTATAGCAGGCGGATTGAAGAAATCCGTCATGCTCGTATCGTGATGATTTTTGATGAGTGTCATCGCAGTCATTTCGGAGATTGCCATAAGAATATCGTCAGGTTTTTCGACAATACACAGATATTCGGATTTACAGGTACACCTATCTTCGTTGAGAATGCTGTGGATGGTCATACAACAAAGGAAATCTTCGGCAATTGCCTCCACAAGTATCTGATAAAGGATGCCATTGCTGATGAAAATGTACTTGGTTTCCTCGTAGAATATTATCATGGCAATGCCGATGTAGATAATGCTAACCAAAACCGTATGACGGAAATTGCCAAATTTATCCTTAATAATTTCAATAAATCAACATTTGATGGCGAATTTGATGCTTTGTTTGCCGTGCAGTCTGTATCAACACTTATTCGATATTATAAAATATTCAAGAGTCTTAATCCCAAAATAAGAATAGGAGCCGTGTTTACATACGCATCTAACAGCAGCCAGGACGACGCCCTTACAGGTATGAATACTGGTAGCTATGTGAGTGAAAGTACGGGCGAAGCAGATGAGTTACAGGCTATTATGGATGATTATAATGATATGTTCGGTACAAGTTTCACTACAGAAAACTTCCGTGCATATTATGACGACATCAATCTTCGTATGAAGAAAAAGAAAACAGACATGAAGCCACTTGACCTCTGTCTGGTAGTCGGCATGTTCCTAACGGGCTTTGACAGCAAGAAACTCAATACACTCTATGTGGATAAGAATATGGACTATCATGGATTATTACAAGCATTCAGTCGTACAAACCGTGTTTTGAATGAAAAGAAACGTTTTGGCAAGATTGTTTGCTTCCGTGATTTGAAAAGCAATGTGGATGCTTCTATCAAGCTTTTCAGTAACAGCAATAATCTTGAAGATATTGTCCGTCCGCCTTTTAATGAAGTCAAGAAGAATTATCAGGAACTTACGACAAACTTCTTAGAACAATACCCAACTCCCAGCAGCATAGATTTGTTGCAGAGCGAGAAAGATAAAAAGCAGTTTATCCTTGCATTCCGTGATGTCATTAAGAAACATGCAGAGATTCAGGTTTACGATGAATTTGAAGAAGATGCTGCAGATCTTGGTATGACAGAGCAGCAATTTATGGACTTCCGAAGCAAATACCTTGATATTTACGATACATTTGCCGGTGGCTGTAAGCCTTCAGAAGAAAATCAAACGCCTGACGAAGATACAGAGTCCACGGAAACCTCAACAGAGTCAGGTATTGATGATATTGATTTCTGTTTAGAATTGTTGCATAGTGATATTATCAATGTAACTTACATACTTGAACTGATCGCTGATCTTAATCCTTACAGCGCAGATTATAAGGAAAAACGTACGTATATTATTGATACGATGATTAAAGATGCTGAGTTACGTAACAAGGCAAAACTGATTGATGGCTTTATACAGCAGAACGTCGATGATGACCGAGATAACTTTATGGCACGCAAACAGAAGTTTGACGGTACAAGCGACCTTGAAGAACGATTGAACAATTACATCACGACTGAGCGGAACAACGCAGTAGATAAACTTGCAAAAGAAGAGGGTTTGGATGTAACGGTTCTCAATCATTACTTGTCTGAATATGACTACTTGCAAAAGGAACAACCAGAAATTATACAAGAGGCGTTGAAAGAAAAGCATTTAGGATTAATAAAAAAACGCAAAACATTGACAAGGATTCTCGACCGCTTGAAGTCTATCATACGAACATTCAGTTGGGAATAA
- a CDS encoding type I restriction-modification system subunit M: MSEELQQKLRDQLWEVANKLRGNMSASDFMYFTLGFIFYKYLSEKIEKHANDALVDDEVTFKELWSMEKDTDIEELQESVKTECIENIGYFIEPNFLFSSVIESIKKKENILPILERSLKRIEDSTLGQDSEEDFGGLFSDIDLASPKLGKTADDKNTLVSNVLLALDDIDFGVEASQEIDILGDAYEYMISQFAAGAGKKAGEFYTPQEVSRILAEIVTLGHARLRNVYDPTCGSGSLLLRAASIGHANEIFGQEKNPTTYNLARMNMLLHGIKFSNFRIENGDTLEADAFGDTQFDAVVANPPFSAEWSAADKFNNDDRFSKAGRLAPRKTADYAFILHMLYHLNEGGTMACVAPHGVLFRGNAEGVIRRFLIEKKNYVDAIIGLPANIFYGTSIPTCILVFKKCRKEDDSILFIDASKDFEKIKTQNKLRPQHIQKIVDTYRDRKEIEKYSHLATLEEIAENDYNLNIPRYVDTFEEEEPIDIHAVMKEIKDLEAKRADLDKEIEGYLKELGLVE; encoded by the coding sequence ATGAGCGAAGAATTACAACAGAAACTCCGTGACCAACTTTGGGAAGTTGCTAACAAACTGCGTGGCAATATGTCGGCAAGTGACTTCATGTATTTCACCCTTGGCTTTATCTTCTACAAGTATTTGTCGGAGAAGATAGAGAAACACGCCAATGATGCATTGGTGGATGATGAGGTCACCTTCAAGGAATTATGGTCAATGGAAAAAGATACCGATATCGAAGAGCTACAAGAGAGCGTAAAGACCGAATGTATCGAAAATATTGGCTATTTCATAGAACCTAACTTCTTGTTCTCATCCGTTATTGAGAGTATTAAAAAGAAAGAAAATATCCTGCCGATACTTGAGCGTTCTTTGAAGCGTATTGAAGATAGTACTCTGGGGCAAGATAGCGAAGAGGACTTTGGCGGTTTGTTCTCAGACATAGACCTCGCCTCGCCTAAATTGGGAAAGACAGCCGATGATAAAAATACATTGGTCAGTAATGTACTTCTTGCCCTCGATGACATAGATTTTGGCGTAGAGGCTTCACAAGAGATTGATATTCTTGGCGATGCTTATGAGTATATGATTAGCCAGTTTGCCGCCGGTGCAGGAAAGAAAGCCGGTGAGTTTTACACTCCGCAGGAAGTTAGCCGTATCTTGGCTGAAATTGTAACCCTCGGCCATGCACGCCTTCGCAATGTTTATGATCCAACCTGCGGTAGCGGCTCGTTACTGCTCCGTGCAGCAAGTATAGGACATGCTAATGAGATATTCGGACAGGAGAAGAATCCCACAACCTACAATCTTGCTCGCATGAATATGCTCCTTCATGGCATCAAATTCAGCAACTTCCGTATAGAGAATGGCGACACACTCGAAGCCGATGCTTTTGGTGACACTCAGTTTGATGCAGTTGTTGCCAACCCTCCGTTCTCTGCTGAGTGGAGTGCTGCTGATAAGTTCAACAATGATGACCGTTTCAGCAAGGCAGGACGGCTTGCTCCACGCAAGACAGCTGATTATGCGTTCATCCTCCACATGCTTTATCACTTAAACGAGGGTGGAACTATGGCTTGCGTTGCTCCTCATGGTGTTCTCTTCCGTGGAAATGCTGAGGGGGTAATCCGCCGCTTCCTCATTGAGAAGAAAAACTATGTGGATGCTATCATCGGTCTACCTGCCAACATTTTCTATGGCACAAGCATCCCTACCTGTATTCTGGTGTTTAAGAAATGCCGTAAGGAAGACGACAGTATTCTCTTCATTGATGCCAGCAAGGATTTTGAGAAGATAAAGACACAGAACAAGCTCCGCCCACAGCATATACAGAAGATTGTTGACACCTACCGTGATCGCAAGGAGATTGAGAAATACAGCCACCTTGCCACCTTGGAGGAGATAGCCGAAAACGATTACAACCTCAACATTCCTCGTTACGTTGATACTTTCGAGGAGGAAGAACCTATTGACATCCATGCCGTAATGAAGGAAATCAAGGATCTGGAAGCCAAGCGTGCCGACCTTGACAAAGAAATTGAAGGTTATTTGAAAGAATTGGGATTGGTTGAATAA
- a CDS encoding DUF262 domain-containing protein gives MKGYAKPLYEFIEGNKIQFVIPVYQRNYDWLIDNCDQLLSDLVKLSRLNRYSHFFGSIVTSSADNNSYNRLVIDGQQRLTTISLLLLAGIKAVKDDAIEISDKKRVEEAYEVFLNAKFCNAERKIKLVPIENDRIAYDKIFNGEGSFNEESKITRNYHHFYEKLTRRPQLLSFDQLLDAIERLQIISIELDKDDDAQLIFESLNSTGLALTEADKIRNYLLMSLTPEEQLECFKNYWQKIELATESQPTRFLRDYLTIKQQLQRPVRLSNIYYEWKKYMEGHDRKEELIEMLDYAHYYQQVVEAKLFTAKLSEKMRHICNIETDVANVFFIQFLKYASTNELSEAEMYKVIDLVENYLARRIVCNMPGNALTQVFCALHKDVLKSLEEYASANIELDYSYSDILTFHIMRRDGNYQLPRDVQFVESIKTRDAYHMLKPFQIFLFERLENSVHGEYNDVAIDMKKKDATIEHIMPQTLSGEWKAMLGDNFEEIQEKYLHTFANLTLTGINSELSNKPFAIKRDGKAIGNEIYPGYRNSKYRLTKNVTLCEKWTETELQNRSNEIVTIFLRLYPLPQTTFKPLPKPVDEVSLEEESFTPTNRQLKGFRLFGNEYTETTWKEMLLRVVKMVEQQYTDIVDTLYDAEGFFWSAQQADTRYCTQIAPQKYLWTSMDNRSKLRCLRFLFEKCDIAESELVMLLEPIRE, from the coding sequence ATGAAAGGTTATGCAAAACCATTATATGAATTTATAGAAGGCAATAAAATCCAATTTGTAATTCCTGTCTATCAGCGTAATTACGATTGGTTGATAGATAATTGCGATCAGCTGCTTAGCGACTTGGTAAAACTAAGTCGCTTAAACAGATATTCTCATTTCTTTGGTTCTATCGTCACATCGTCTGCCGATAATAATAGCTACAATAGGTTGGTAATAGATGGACAGCAACGTTTGACCACCATTTCACTTCTTCTTTTGGCTGGAATAAAGGCAGTAAAAGATGATGCTATAGAAATAAGTGATAAGAAGAGAGTTGAAGAAGCTTATGAGGTTTTCTTGAATGCTAAGTTCTGTAACGCCGAACGTAAAATTAAATTAGTACCTATTGAGAATGACCGAATTGCCTACGACAAGATTTTTAATGGTGAGGGTTCCTTTAATGAAGAGTCTAAGATTACTCGCAATTATCACCATTTCTATGAGAAGTTGACGAGAAGACCACAATTATTGTCATTTGACCAATTGCTTGATGCCATCGAACGCTTGCAAATCATTTCAATAGAATTGGACAAAGATGATGATGCACAGCTCATTTTTGAAAGTCTTAACTCTACTGGATTGGCTCTTACAGAGGCAGACAAGATACGCAATTATCTTCTGATGTCCTTGACACCAGAAGAGCAACTGGAGTGTTTCAAGAACTATTGGCAAAAGATAGAACTTGCAACAGAAAGCCAACCAACAAGATTTTTGCGCGATTATCTCACCATCAAGCAACAGCTGCAACGCCCTGTTCGTTTGTCTAATATTTATTACGAATGGAAGAAGTACATGGAAGGGCATGACCGTAAAGAAGAATTGATTGAAATGTTGGACTATGCACATTACTATCAGCAAGTGGTGGAGGCAAAACTCTTCACCGCCAAACTTTCTGAGAAAATGCGTCATATCTGCAATATCGAAACAGACGTGGCCAATGTATTCTTCATTCAATTTTTGAAGTATGCCTCTACTAATGAACTTTCAGAAGCAGAAATGTACAAAGTGATTGACTTGGTGGAAAACTATTTGGCAAGACGTATTGTATGCAACATGCCTGGCAATGCACTTACACAGGTGTTCTGTGCTTTGCATAAGGATGTACTGAAAAGTCTTGAAGAATATGCCTCTGCTAATATTGAACTTGATTATTCTTATTCAGATATATTGACTTTTCACATTATGCGTCGTGATGGCAACTATCAGTTGCCAAGAGATGTACAGTTTGTGGAATCAATAAAGACCCGAGATGCCTATCACATGCTTAAGCCGTTCCAAATTTTCCTCTTTGAAAGGTTGGAGAATTCTGTGCATGGTGAATACAATGACGTAGCTATTGATATGAAAAAGAAGGATGCCACTATTGAACATATTATGCCGCAAACACTCAGTGGAGAGTGGAAAGCAATGCTTGGTGATAATTTTGAAGAGATACAAGAGAAATACCTTCACACATTTGCCAACCTGACATTGACAGGCATCAATAGCGAACTTAGCAACAAGCCTTTTGCTATAAAGCGTGATGGCAAGGCAATCGGAAATGAAATATATCCAGGTTACAGAAATTCCAAGTATCGCTTGACTAAAAATGTCACTTTGTGCGAGAAGTGGACTGAAACTGAATTGCAAAATCGCAGCAATGAAATTGTGACAATATTTTTGCGTCTCTATCCATTGCCACAAACCACATTCAAGCCATTGCCTAAGCCTGTTGATGAAGTGTCTCTGGAAGAGGAATCTTTCACTCCGACAAACAGGCAGCTAAAAGGCTTCCGTCTTTTTGGCAACGAATATACCGAGACAACATGGAAGGAAATGTTATTACGAGTGGTTAAGATGGTTGAACAACAATATACAGACATTGTAGATACACTCTATGATGCTGAAGGCTTCTTTTGGTCAGCCCAACAAGCTGATACAAGATATTGCACACAGATTGCTCCACAAAAATACTTGTGGACATCTATGGACAACAGAAGCAAGCTCCGCTGTTTACGATTCCTTTTTGAAAAGTGTGACATTGCCGAGTCTGAATTAGTAATGTTGCTTGAACCTATAAGAGAATAA